From Halobacillus sp. Marseille-Q1614, the proteins below share one genomic window:
- a CDS encoding MBL fold metallo-hydrolase, which translates to MKVTTIGYWGGYPGVNSATSSYLIEEGDFSLLVDCGSGALARVQQKLEVMDLDAVILSHYHHDHVADIGVLQYAWLVQNTINESSDILPIYGHQEDGQAFEMLTHQYTEGIAYDPSQTLEIGPFTIEFLKTKHPVPCYALKICNGTETVVYTADTSHFEELGTFAEAADLLITDTNFYKGMDGEKPGHMTSEEAASVAEKANVETLWLSHLPHFGDLNMLKQEAADVYNGNIELAEEGLTWSGKDQ; encoded by the coding sequence ATGAAAGTAACGACAATCGGGTATTGGGGCGGTTACCCAGGGGTAAACAGTGCCACATCCAGCTATTTAATTGAAGAGGGCGATTTCAGCCTGCTTGTTGACTGCGGCAGCGGGGCACTGGCCAGAGTGCAGCAGAAACTTGAAGTTATGGATCTTGATGCGGTGATTCTCTCGCACTATCATCATGATCACGTAGCAGATATCGGAGTACTTCAATACGCGTGGCTTGTGCAGAATACGATAAATGAGTCTTCTGATATCCTGCCTATTTACGGGCATCAGGAGGATGGGCAGGCATTCGAAATGCTGACTCACCAATATACAGAAGGAATTGCCTACGATCCGTCTCAAACCCTGGAAATAGGACCGTTTACGATCGAATTTTTAAAAACCAAACATCCTGTACCATGCTATGCGCTGAAAATCTGTAATGGTACAGAGACAGTCGTCTATACAGCAGACACGAGTCACTTCGAAGAACTCGGTACATTCGCCGAAGCTGCCGATTTACTCATCACTGACACGAATTTTTATAAAGGAATGGATGGTGAAAAGCCTGGCCACATGACGAGTGAAGAAGCTGCATCAGTGGCCGAAAAGGCAAACGTCGAAACCTTATGGCTCAGTCATCTGCCTCACTTTGGAGATTTAAATATGCTGAAGCAGGAAGCGGCAGATGTTTACAATGGAAATATTGAGCTTGCGGAGGAAGGATTAACCTGGAGTGGAAAGGACCAATAA
- the lepB gene encoding signal peptidase I: MRKYRTILRTLLFALLLAFVFKTYLFASYIVDGESMEPTLYDGNLLMVNKLIYDWRDIGHSDIIIFHANPKEDYVKRVIGLPGDSIKFEDDQLYVNGKAVDEPYLEELRPEDGQPFTEDFTLEEVTGEQVVPEGKMFVMGDNRRDSLDSRSFGFVSKEQIVGKVDMRYWPFPQVAVQFK, from the coding sequence ATGAGAAAATACCGCACGATTTTACGAACTTTGTTATTTGCCTTATTACTGGCATTTGTATTTAAAACGTATCTGTTTGCAAGTTATATAGTAGATGGAGAGTCAATGGAACCTACTCTATACGATGGAAATCTTCTAATGGTTAATAAACTGATATATGATTGGCGCGACATCGGTCATTCAGATATTATTATATTTCATGCGAATCCGAAAGAAGATTATGTGAAGCGCGTCATCGGGCTTCCTGGTGACAGTATAAAGTTTGAAGATGATCAATTATATGTAAATGGCAAAGCAGTCGATGAACCGTATTTAGAAGAACTTCGTCCTGAGGACGGGCAGCCGTTTACAGAAGATTTCACATTAGAAGAGGTAACCGGTGAGCAAGTTGTTCCGGAAGGCAAAATGTTTGTTATGGGGGACAACCGCCGCGACAGCTTAGACAGCCGATCATTCGGCTTCGTTTCGAAAGAACAGATCGTTGGAAAAGTAGATATGCGCTACTGGCCATTTCCCCAGGTAGCGGTTCAGTTTAAATAA
- a CDS encoding lipoate--protein ligase, whose product MLFIDEGINDPRINLAIEEYALKNLDINETYLLFYINEPSIIIGKNQNTIEEINTDYVDEHGIHVVRRLSGGGAVYHDLGNLNFSFITKDDGDSFHDFAKFTEPVTAALQKLGVNAELSGRNDVTVEGRKISGNAQFSTRGRMFSHGTLMLDSEIENVVSALNVKTEKIKSKGIKSIRSRVANISEFLDEPITMEEFKSLILRFIFDVDDVKDVPQYKLTEEDWKEIYKIADDRYRNWDWNYGRSPKFNIQQTKRIEGAGTYDIRLDVAKGYIRNVKIYGDFFGVGDISEIEEILIDTKYDREAISEALGDKEISHYLGKITKQDFLEMIY is encoded by the coding sequence ATGTTATTTATAGATGAGGGGATTAATGATCCGCGAATTAACTTAGCCATTGAGGAATATGCTTTGAAAAATCTCGACATTAATGAGACGTACCTGCTGTTTTATATTAATGAGCCGTCGATCATCATTGGAAAAAACCAGAATACGATCGAGGAAATTAATACAGATTACGTAGACGAGCATGGTATTCATGTCGTTCGCCGTTTGTCCGGAGGCGGTGCGGTTTACCATGATCTTGGGAATTTAAACTTCAGCTTTATTACAAAGGACGATGGGGACAGCTTTCATGACTTTGCAAAATTCACGGAGCCTGTAACTGCGGCCCTGCAGAAACTTGGAGTGAATGCAGAACTTTCCGGGCGTAATGATGTTACTGTTGAAGGAAGGAAAATTTCAGGAAACGCGCAATTTTCTACTCGCGGACGTATGTTCAGCCATGGAACTCTAATGCTGGATTCCGAAATAGAAAATGTGGTATCAGCTCTTAATGTTAAAACAGAAAAAATTAAATCTAAAGGCATTAAATCGATTCGAAGCCGCGTGGCGAATATTTCAGAGTTTCTGGATGAGCCAATCACAATGGAAGAATTCAAGAGCTTAATTTTGCGCTTTATTTTTGATGTGGATGATGTAAAAGATGTACCGCAGTATAAGCTGACTGAAGAAGACTGGAAAGAAATTTATAAAATTGCGGACGACCGCTATAGAAACTGGGACTGGAACTACGGAAGGTCTCCGAAGTTTAATATTCAGCAGACAAAACGCATTGAAGGAGCGGGCACCTATGATATTCGCTTAGATGTCGCTAAAGGCTATATCCGCAATGTGAAAATTTATGGAGATTTCTTCGGGGTCGGCGATATATCCGAAATCGAGGAAATCCTGATTGATACCAAGTATGACCGTGAAGCAATTTCCGAAGCGTTGGGAGATAAAGAGATTTCCCATTATCTTGGTAAAATTACAAAGCAGGACTTCCTGGAAATGATATATTAA
- a CDS encoding TVP38/TMEM64 family protein, giving the protein MKLLTMDFDTLRYMAENDRLFDYIINQLEQLERLGPLPGILLPLIEAFLPILPLVAFVLANAVVYGLFKGFLYSWIGAVSGAILVFLLSRKLGQQRFFNFVSRHPQVKRVMTWLEEHGFGPLFLLMCFPFSPSSIINVVSGLSNVSRQQFILAAILGKSVMIFTISYVGSSIASFAQNPVKSIVVGVCILAFWIVGKFVEKRLQKTAKTKPHRNGL; this is encoded by the coding sequence ATGAAGCTGCTAACGATGGACTTCGATACATTAAGGTATATGGCGGAAAACGACCGGCTGTTTGATTATATTATCAACCAGCTCGAGCAGTTAGAGCGTTTAGGTCCTCTGCCCGGTATATTACTGCCGTTAATTGAGGCATTTCTGCCGATTCTGCCGCTCGTAGCTTTTGTACTGGCTAATGCAGTTGTGTATGGCCTGTTTAAAGGCTTTCTCTATTCCTGGATAGGAGCGGTCAGCGGGGCCATTCTCGTATTTCTTCTTTCGAGAAAATTAGGACAGCAGCGGTTTTTCAATTTTGTGAGCCGCCACCCACAGGTGAAAAGGGTGATGACCTGGCTGGAAGAACATGGATTTGGTCCGCTGTTTTTGCTGATGTGCTTTCCATTTTCTCCATCTTCGATCATAAATGTGGTATCAGGATTGTCCAATGTAAGCCGCCAGCAGTTTATTCTTGCTGCCATATTAGGGAAATCAGTGATGATATTTACAATTTCATATGTAGGCAGCAGTATTGCCTCTTTTGCTCAAAACCCTGTAAAATCAATAGTTGTAGGTGTTTGTATTCTGGCATTTTGGATTGTCGGAAAATTCGTAGAAAAACGGCTTCAGAAGACGGCAAAGACAAAGCCACATCGAAACGGTTTATGA
- the yhfH gene encoding protein YhfH, with the protein MMNVLEFFRNLPKKQCTKCGHDIKEQADCYGNVCHECSHPAR; encoded by the coding sequence ATGATGAACGTTCTTGAATTCTTCCGTAACCTGCCTAAAAAACAATGTACAAAGTGTGGCCATGATATCAAGGAGCAGGCCGACTGCTACGGTAATGTCTGCCACGAATGCAGCCACCCTGCTCGTTAA
- a CDS encoding LacI family DNA-binding transcriptional regulator — translation MATIEDVAKLAGLSRTTVSRVINDQPYVTEEKKEKILDAMNQLGYVPNSSARRLRSQRTETIAVLLPRVTNPFFGRLIESIEEQASDYGYQVIVCQTHDNKKKELDYLNLLKTKQVDGIVLASLANDWKDIEPFLASGPIVLCNEYLENDHISMIHIDHRQAAFEATLHLIEQGCRHLAYATGGHHTHITQERKLGFLHALQQHNIEFNPDLEISHTLNVEEGRKAFYYIKEHHPYVDGIFTGSDEVAAGVIYAATQEGWRVPEDLAVVGFDNQMLSLLMVPAITTIQQPVDDMAVKAIQVLVEKLRNKHTAHEHRYVYPYELFKRKSTGVQAVVPSASK, via the coding sequence ATGGCGACAATTGAAGATGTGGCAAAGCTGGCGGGGCTGTCACGTACGACGGTATCCCGGGTCATAAACGATCAGCCTTATGTTACAGAAGAGAAAAAAGAGAAGATTTTAGATGCGATGAATCAGCTTGGGTATGTACCGAATTCTTCGGCCCGCCGTCTTCGGAGTCAGCGGACGGAAACGATTGCGGTGCTTTTGCCGAGGGTAACGAACCCGTTTTTTGGCCGTCTTATTGAATCGATTGAAGAACAGGCTTCTGATTATGGCTATCAGGTGATTGTCTGTCAGACGCATGATAATAAGAAAAAAGAGCTGGATTATCTGAATTTGTTAAAAACCAAGCAGGTGGATGGGATAGTCTTAGCTTCTTTAGCAAATGACTGGAAGGATATTGAGCCATTTTTAGCTTCCGGTCCCATTGTTCTCTGCAATGAATATTTGGAAAACGACCATATTTCGATGATACATATTGATCATCGCCAAGCGGCTTTTGAAGCAACACTTCATTTAATAGAACAGGGCTGCCGCCATTTGGCATATGCCACGGGCGGTCATCACACGCATATCACCCAAGAGCGGAAGCTTGGTTTTTTACATGCTTTACAACAGCACAACATTGAATTTAATCCGGATCTCGAAATCAGCCATACACTGAATGTGGAAGAGGGAAGAAAAGCTTTTTATTATATAAAAGAACATCATCCATACGTTGATGGAATTTTTACTGGTTCAGATGAAGTGGCAGCCGGAGTCATCTATGCCGCGACACAGGAAGGGTGGAGAGTTCCAGAAGATTTGGCTGTCGTAGGGTTCGATAACCAGATGCTTTCCCTGCTCATGGTTCCAGCTATTACGACAATTCAGCAGCCGGTTGATGATATGGCGGTAAAAGCTATTCAAGTACTTGTAGAAAAATTACGTAATAAGCATACGGCGCATGAACATAGATACGTCTATCCTTATGAGCTGTTTAAGCGAAAATCTACAGGGGTGCAAGCTGTTGTACCTTCAGCCTCTAAGTAA
- the hemE gene encoding uroporphyrinogen decarboxylase codes for MKPFNDTILKAFRGEETDHTPVWYMRQAGRSQPEYRKLKEKYSLFEITHQPELGAYVTRLPVEQYGVDAAILYKDIMTPLPAIGVDVDIKKGIGPVIANPIRSKADIDKLGTIDPESDVSYVMDTIRLLTKEQLNVPLIGFTGAPFTLASYMIEGGPSKNYNKTKALMYSEPETWFALMDKLADTSISYVRAQVEAGASAIQVFDSWVGALNAEDYRTFIKPVMERIFNELQSLEVPLIMFGVGARHLALEWNDLPLDVMGLDWRTSITEARNWGITKPLQGNLDPSILLADWSVIEKRAKQIIDEGKQHPAHIFNLGHGVTPDIQPDTLKRLTQLIHEYSNKN; via the coding sequence ATGAAACCATTTAATGACACAATTTTAAAAGCATTCAGAGGCGAAGAAACGGACCATACCCCTGTCTGGTATATGAGGCAGGCCGGGCGTTCACAGCCTGAATATCGTAAGCTGAAAGAAAAATATTCTCTATTTGAAATTACACACCAGCCTGAGCTGGGCGCTTATGTCACACGACTTCCGGTGGAACAGTATGGAGTCGATGCCGCAATTCTTTATAAAGATATTATGACTCCCCTGCCGGCGATCGGGGTAGACGTTGATATTAAAAAAGGAATCGGCCCTGTAATCGCTAACCCGATCCGTTCTAAAGCCGATATTGATAAACTTGGCACGATCGATCCCGAATCCGACGTTTCCTACGTCATGGATACGATCCGTCTTTTAACAAAAGAACAGCTCAATGTCCCATTAATCGGATTTACAGGGGCTCCATTTACACTGGCAAGCTATATGATTGAGGGCGGCCCTTCAAAAAATTACAATAAGACTAAAGCTTTAATGTACAGCGAGCCGGAAACATGGTTTGCGTTAATGGATAAACTCGCAGACACATCGATTTCTTACGTAAGAGCTCAAGTTGAAGCAGGCGCGAGTGCGATTCAGGTCTTTGATTCCTGGGTAGGAGCCTTAAATGCAGAGGACTATCGCACCTTTATTAAACCGGTTATGGAACGAATTTTTAATGAGCTTCAATCGCTTGAGGTTCCTTTGATTATGTTTGGTGTCGGCGCGCGTCATCTGGCGCTTGAGTGGAACGATCTGCCATTAGACGTTATGGGGCTAGACTGGCGAACATCGATTACAGAAGCTCGAAACTGGGGCATTACGAAGCCTTTACAAGGAAACCTTGATCCATCCATTCTTTTAGCAGACTGGAGCGTGATTGAAAAACGCGCGAAGCAGATCATTGATGAAGGGAAACAGCACCCAGCCCACATTTTTAACTTAGGGCATGGAGTCACTCCTGATATTCAACCAGACACGTTAAAACGATTAACACAGCTCATTCACGAATATTCTAATAAGAATTAA
- a CDS encoding fatty acid--CoA ligase family protein, whose translation MNLSDQLTVTAQRDPKKEAYIFQGQPVSYQEFDASVTKFASQLNKLGYKKGDHIALVSGNSPLFMIGLYGALRAGVTVIPINPTYTADEMIYILKNGDVRGVITLDVLLEKFEKMDEELMVEDYFVGPSGAASSESSLNYKMKPFAKMVEAGDMSFKGPDLQEEEVAVILYTSGTTGKPKGAMLTHKNLYSNATDVADYLRITSDDRIIATLPMFHVFCLTVALNAPVMNGGTVLIVPKFSPDEVFSVAGEHKATFFAGVPTMYNYLLQTGREKVDTFKDMRICVSGGSSLPVTLLYDFENMFNVRISEGYGLSEASPVTAFNPLDRPRKPGSIGTNIINVENKIVDELGEEVPDGEVGELIVRGPNVMKGYYKLPEETEISIRDGWLYTGDMARKDEEGYFYIVDRKKDMILVGGYNVYPREVEEVLYSHPDITEAAVVGAPDPQAGEAVVCFVVSKDPDLDAESLKEFCAKSLAKYKQPSEIHFMSELPKNTTGKILRKNLREQVAQR comes from the coding sequence ATGAATTTAAGTGATCAACTGACAGTAACAGCTCAGCGCGATCCAAAGAAGGAGGCTTACATATTTCAAGGTCAGCCGGTAAGCTATCAGGAATTCGATGCTTCAGTCACTAAATTTGCTTCACAGCTCAATAAGCTAGGTTACAAAAAAGGGGATCATATCGCCTTAGTCAGCGGAAACAGTCCACTGTTTATGATTGGTTTGTATGGGGCGCTGCGAGCTGGGGTTACCGTCATTCCGATTAACCCTACGTACACAGCAGATGAGATGATTTATATTTTGAAAAACGGGGATGTCCGGGGTGTGATTACGCTTGATGTCCTGTTGGAAAAGTTCGAAAAGATGGATGAAGAATTAATGGTGGAAGACTACTTTGTCGGCCCTTCAGGTGCAGCTTCGAGCGAATCTTCTTTAAACTATAAAATGAAACCGTTTGCAAAAATGGTCGAAGCAGGAGACATGTCTTTTAAAGGGCCTGACTTGCAGGAGGAAGAGGTAGCGGTCATTTTATATACGTCCGGAACGACAGGTAAGCCTAAAGGTGCGATGCTGACCCACAAAAATTTATATTCCAATGCCACCGATGTAGCGGATTATCTGCGGATTACTTCAGATGACCGTATCATCGCCACATTGCCGATGTTTCACGTTTTCTGCCTGACAGTGGCGCTTAATGCTCCAGTAATGAATGGTGGAACTGTTCTTATCGTGCCAAAGTTTTCTCCAGATGAAGTGTTCAGCGTAGCAGGAGAGCATAAGGCGACATTTTTTGCCGGTGTGCCGACGATGTATAATTATCTGCTGCAGACAGGAAGAGAGAAAGTGGATACATTTAAAGATATGAGGATTTGTGTTTCAGGGGGTTCGTCTCTGCCAGTTACACTGCTGTATGATTTTGAAAACATGTTTAATGTAAGGATATCAGAAGGGTATGGTTTGTCTGAAGCTTCGCCTGTCACTGCCTTTAATCCTTTAGACAGGCCCCGCAAGCCTGGATCCATCGGAACAAATATAATAAACGTCGAAAATAAAATAGTTGATGAGCTGGGTGAAGAGGTGCCGGACGGAGAAGTCGGGGAATTAATCGTCCGCGGGCCGAACGTAATGAAAGGGTACTATAAACTTCCGGAAGAGACGGAGATTTCTATACGTGATGGCTGGCTCTATACAGGCGATATGGCAAGAAAAGATGAGGAGGGTTACTTTTATATCGTAGACCGGAAAAAGGATATGATTTTAGTGGGCGGGTATAACGTATATCCGCGGGAGGTCGAGGAAGTGCTGTACAGTCACCCAGACATTACAGAGGCTGCCGTTGTAGGAGCACCTGACCCGCAGGCAGGAGAGGCGGTCGTCTGTTTTGTAGTATCAAAAGATCCGGATCTGGACGCGGAATCTTTAAAAGAGTTCTGTGCTAAATCACTGGCGAAGTATAAACAGCCCTCAGAGATTCACTTTATGTCGGAGCTTCCCAAAAACACTACAGGGAAGATATTGAGAAAGAATCTGCGTGAGCAGGTAGCCCAGCGTTAG
- the hemH gene encoding ferrochelatase, with product MEKRQVGLLVMAYGTPYKEEDLERYYTHIRRGRKPSDEMLQDLRDRYNAIGGISPLARITEDQAASLQNTLNEEQDEVEFKMYLGLKHIEPFVEDAVSQMAEDGITEAVSIVLAPHYSTYSVKSYNGRAKEEADKHGITIRSVESWYEAPGFIDYWSEQILSEYGKMSEEEKAEACLIVSAHSLPEKILEGGDPYPDQLKRTAELISEETGITQYEIGWQSEGNTPDPWIGPDVQDLTRDLFNEKGYRSFVYAPVGFVSDHLEVLYDNDYECKIVCHELGAEYYRPEMPNTHPKFIRTLAGVVLAKLEERE from the coding sequence ATGGAAAAAAGGCAAGTAGGGTTACTCGTTATGGCATACGGAACGCCGTATAAAGAAGAGGATTTAGAAAGATATTACACACATATTCGCAGAGGGCGTAAACCGTCTGATGAAATGCTTCAGGACTTACGAGACCGCTACAATGCGATTGGAGGCATCTCTCCTCTTGCGAGAATTACAGAAGATCAGGCGGCATCCCTTCAAAACACGCTTAACGAAGAGCAGGATGAAGTGGAGTTTAAAATGTACTTAGGCTTAAAGCACATTGAGCCGTTTGTTGAAGATGCTGTCTCTCAAATGGCTGAAGATGGTATTACTGAAGCCGTATCGATCGTTCTGGCTCCTCATTATTCCACTTACAGTGTTAAGTCTTACAACGGACGCGCGAAGGAAGAAGCCGATAAGCACGGTATCACCATCCGTTCAGTAGAAAGCTGGTATGAGGCTCCTGGTTTCATCGACTACTGGAGTGAGCAGATTCTCAGCGAGTACGGTAAAATGAGTGAAGAAGAAAAAGCAGAAGCTTGCTTAATCGTTTCTGCCCACAGCCTGCCAGAAAAAATATTAGAAGGCGGAGATCCATATCCTGATCAGCTGAAACGTACGGCTGAATTGATTTCTGAAGAAACAGGCATTACCCAATATGAAATTGGCTGGCAGAGTGAAGGGAATACCCCAGACCCCTGGATTGGGCCCGATGTGCAGGACTTAACCCGCGATCTTTTTAACGAAAAAGGCTATCGCTCTTTCGTTTATGCTCCTGTCGGCTTTGTTTCCGATCATTTAGAAGTTCTTTATGATAATGATTACGAATGTAAAATTGTCTGCCACGAATTAGGTGCCGAATACTACCGCCCTGAAATGCCGAACACTCATCCTAAATTCATCCGGACATTAGCCGGTGTCGTCCTGGCTAAACTGGAAGAACGGGAGTAA
- a CDS encoding competence protein ComK, which translates to MDVFRRKEYEVNPQTMALVAHYDERGQIVTEVVESGDTFYLPDYPGRVIDQSCRYFASSLEGRLSGTKQVAGFTHKPPIVISQAMGMYFFPIISPKRRECSWIAHNYIRDYEGGHDHTTTIHFTNGMSINVPVSKGMVANQVQRTAQFRFILEDRLKHTIISQNESVAETYA; encoded by the coding sequence ATGGATGTATTTCGCAGAAAAGAATACGAAGTGAACCCGCAGACCATGGCTCTGGTCGCTCATTATGATGAGAGAGGGCAGATTGTCACTGAGGTTGTAGAAAGTGGTGATACTTTCTATTTACCCGATTATCCCGGCAGAGTAATCGATCAGTCGTGCCGTTACTTTGCCAGCAGTTTAGAAGGCCGCTTGTCTGGAACAAAGCAGGTTGCCGGATTTACTCATAAACCCCCAATTGTCATCTCCCAGGCGATGGGCATGTATTTCTTCCCTATTATTTCCCCAAAACGACGAGAATGTTCGTGGATTGCTCATAATTATATTCGTGATTATGAAGGCGGACATGATCATACTACTACTATCCACTTCACTAATGGAATGTCCATTAATGTTCCCGTCTCCAAAGGAATGGTTGCTAATCAGGTTCAGCGTACTGCACAATTCCGGTTTATCCTCGAAGACCGATTAAAACATACTATAATCAGCCAAAACGAGTCGGTTGCTGAGACTTACGCATGA
- a CDS encoding DUF3939 domain-containing protein yields MWKRKRREEAEDRKVLEIKDLSIHDVRRAVHRYADHKPKGVPLSVIINEDLTLDYQLLSPYIDGIPKKKYYMSRETYELFEEEDLQLAKDLDMVQQAVDKYIQQTNELPVIDVDPYKRVSYFKLEKLNLLPQRPDQDFYITNEEFLITYQKPK; encoded by the coding sequence ATGTGGAAAAGAAAACGGAGAGAAGAAGCAGAAGATAGAAAAGTGCTCGAAATCAAAGATTTATCGATTCACGATGTCCGCCGTGCCGTTCACCGCTATGCGGATCACAAGCCAAAAGGAGTACCGCTGAGTGTCATCATTAACGAAGATCTCACTCTTGATTATCAATTATTATCCCCCTATATCGACGGCATTCCAAAAAAGAAATATTATATGTCCCGGGAAACGTATGAACTGTTTGAAGAAGAAGACCTTCAGCTCGCGAAAGATCTCGATATGGTCCAGCAGGCTGTAGATAAATATATTCAGCAGACAAATGAACTCCCTGTCATTGATGTCGATCCGTATAAGCGTGTAAGCTATTTTAAGCTTGAAAAGTTAAATCTTCTTCCACAGCGCCCGGATCAGGACTTCTATATAACCAATGAAGAGTTTTTAATTACTTATCAAAAACCGAAATAA
- the hemY gene encoding protoporphyrinogen oxidase, translating to MDRRKVVIVGGGIAGLTAAYYLQKEKREKQLPLDIHLIEAGEKLGGKIQTVKRDGFTIERGPDSFLERKKSATRLAEELGLEGDLVPNGTGQSYILVGQKLHKMPSGSFMGVPTRIRPFLFSGLFTLAGKARAVLDVVKSKKETEGDQSLGLFFRRRLGNQVVENLIEPLLSGIYAGNIDDLSLQATFPNFYQLEQEYGSLIKGLRKTVPKPQKNKPKPSMFRTFRGGLESLVEAIETQMDEGTFIKNMAVDHIEKKSDVYHLLLSDGTVQRADAVVLAAPYFSVQRMLSQYDFFDTFKGMKATSVANVAMTFDESAIKKDIDGTGFVVSRNSPFRITACTWTHKKWPHTTPEGKVMLRCYVGKPGDQEVVDLSDEEVTDIALNDLNQIMDITEKPDFSIVTRWYDSMPQYSVGHKDRMDEVDRKMDEHLPGVYLAGGSYRGIGLPDCIDQGEAAVERVLQYLHL from the coding sequence ATGGATAGAAGAAAAGTAGTCATTGTCGGCGGTGGAATTGCCGGCTTAACAGCAGCTTACTATTTACAAAAAGAAAAGCGGGAGAAACAGCTCCCGCTTGATATTCATTTAATAGAAGCGGGTGAAAAGCTTGGCGGTAAAATTCAAACGGTAAAGCGCGACGGCTTTACAATTGAGCGGGGCCCCGATTCCTTTCTTGAAAGAAAGAAGAGCGCGACAAGACTCGCCGAAGAACTGGGATTAGAAGGCGATCTTGTACCAAATGGGACGGGTCAGTCTTATATTCTTGTCGGTCAGAAATTGCATAAGATGCCGAGCGGCTCGTTTATGGGCGTTCCAACCCGTATCCGCCCGTTTCTTTTTTCAGGATTGTTTACACTTGCTGGTAAAGCACGCGCAGTATTAGATGTAGTGAAATCGAAAAAAGAAACAGAAGGCGATCAATCGCTTGGTTTATTTTTCAGAAGACGTCTAGGAAACCAAGTCGTCGAAAATCTGATCGAACCGCTGTTGTCTGGAATCTATGCCGGAAATATTGACGATCTCAGCCTGCAGGCTACATTTCCTAACTTCTATCAGCTCGAGCAGGAATACGGCAGCTTAATCAAAGGATTAAGAAAGACTGTACCGAAGCCGCAGAAAAACAAACCGAAGCCAAGTATGTTCCGTACGTTCCGCGGCGGATTGGAATCTCTTGTTGAGGCGATTGAAACACAAATGGATGAAGGCACTTTTATAAAAAATATGGCTGTCGATCATATCGAGAAAAAATCCGACGTGTACCACTTGCTGTTAAGTGATGGCACGGTCCAAAGAGCTGATGCTGTTGTGCTGGCAGCGCCTTATTTTTCCGTGCAGCGGATGCTGTCCCAATACGATTTCTTTGATACGTTTAAAGGAATGAAAGCCACTTCAGTCGCAAATGTGGCGATGACATTTGATGAATCAGCCATTAAGAAGGATATCGATGGTACAGGATTTGTCGTTTCAAGAAACAGTCCATTTCGGATTACGGCTTGTACATGGACCCATAAAAAGTGGCCGCATACAACACCTGAAGGTAAAGTCATGCTTCGCTGTTATGTCGGCAAGCCTGGCGATCAGGAAGTCGTGGACCTGTCGGATGAAGAAGTTACGGACATCGCCCTAAATGATTTAAATCAAATTATGGATATCACGGAAAAACCTGATTTCTCAATAGTGACACGCTGGTATGATTCTATGCCGCAATATTCAGTTGGTCACAAAGATCGAATGGATGAAGTAGACAGGAAGATGGACGAGCATCTACCGGGAGTTTATTTAGCCGGAGGATCCTATCGCGGAATCGGGCTTCCTGACTGTATTGATCAGGGAGAAGCAGCCGTCGAACGTGTATTGCAATACTTGCACCTATAA